In Plasmodium vivax chromosome 14, whole genome shotgun sequence, the genomic window GAATTAAAATCGGTATATTTATACtatgtttattttaaaaaaaaatacatatagaACTCGGATGATACTTTTTAACGCATTTAAAATGGAATTAATTAGTATATTtattaagtaaaatttttagtTATAGTTTAATTATTTGcgttataataaaatatatttttttcttcttaggTTGCTCTaaatttttatcaattttatttgcgCCAGTAAaggaacaattttataaaaaataaataaataatgtagCAATAAATTTTTCACAAGAAATACTTTACTAAATTTAAgacaataataaaaaaaaacgtttattCGCACCAAGTTTACAAGAATATAAAAAGCGCAACTTATCcttatgttcatatttttatgtggaatcatcaatttttttcgaaatacgtagtatttttttttttactgtgCAGTAAGATTATActtaataaataaagaataataaatttatttaaccGATAagtaaagaaattaatttttttaatgtatataaaaagggtataaaaataaatagataaaaattaatatattatgtacatacatttttcaaTGAACATGACTCTTATTTGTATTTCTTTTGCATATTCTAAAGTCGTCACACTACCGAAATTGCGGTGTTTttaacttttaaattttgcattttttctcactacattttttttttctaaattttataatatttataaatttactgtgcataataaatgataaaattggGTCGAATTCATGGgataatatagaaaaaaaatcaaaaattaataaaaatattctgcaTGCATATTATCACCGTTATCCATATAACCTTAAAACGATATTTTTTACTGAAATGTATCACTAGGAATACGTCATAGTTGGTAGTTAAATGGAATTAATGTACTATGCATATAATGtaatactatatatatttgtatatgcatacaatCATCATATATACGAAACATTCAATAAAACAGGAAGGGATCAATCAAAGGGCTAATTTATAACGCATCCAAAAATATCTTTAAAACTTCCAAGAATGAAAGAAAACTTTAGTTCTgctttgataaaaaaaaaaaaaacaatacaGAGctatttacattatttataatttagaaaaaacaaTTACAAAATagtgataataataataatagtaaaataaattatcttTAGAATACTATGGACAGTTTAAACTACCTAGTAATAGGGAAAAATTCTAAATGTTtctaaaatttataaaatttataaaaattctaaaattttaatttcttcgtTTAAAGAATTTCGTCTTTTCGTCTTTAATGTAAAATGCttcaaatgaacaaatgtaTTGGATccgttaaaaaattattgtaatgAGTGAGTTACATCTAAACAGCAAAAAGACgagtatgtatatttttcgaTTAATCATTCTGAAATTATGCAACTCGTAATTTCATGTATTTGTGCCTGAAAATACTATAATTGGTCTTGTAAAAATATCGTATATTTATACCTTTCGttccataaaaaattatttaaggCTCAGCTTATTACAGAAATGgatatatatacatagaTATGTCCTGGTTATTCTTTATTCACCTCAATTAATTATGTCGcattttttgtcaaaatagGTTGACATGGTGCAGGCCTctcgttcctttttaaaagaacatCTTTTGACAGGGCACGTGTCTGTACATTTTGTGTGTTTCATTAGCAAACGCAATATTGATCCGCCACCTGGTTAAGggcaaattttattaaccaATGGACATTCTAATAAATGGCATACGCAATGTAACGTTTTAATGTACTAATTAGGAATACTACGTGGACAATGTTTTTAAGAAGTAATTGAACCCGTATAACATGATTTGCTTTTCAAATGGCTcgaaacaattttattttcaacgATGTAAttctcattttattatttttttcgatcCTCTCGGTTTGCGATTGCTCAGCATATGcaatcttttttatttgaggGATGTGGCGGAATAAAAATACACGTTGTTCTAACAACAGTCCCCTGTAGTAAAAATTTAAGGGATAAGCAAGGTTCAAACAAATGGTACAACTGTGGCGTTTTCATTCGTGGGTTTTGCCTCATTAACTTTATACATTATTTGCTACATTTCCATCGAATGCTACCTCTGCTACAGCAGTGTAAGTTTGTTTTGTTCAAAACTATGCATGTTTCACTAAGACAAAcctgtatattatataacgTAGCAATAATGCTGTTCAATTCAATTCAaacttttattatacatttttaaagttcCCAAAATGTAAGACGACACCTGAATTCGTTTTAAATGCATCTCCTACATCGCACAATCACTCTAGCAaccaatttttaaaatttacttttaaaatgcatCCATATGGAAGCCAGAAAAATTCGcctaaaaagaaataaattgtgTGTTGtctaaaaattatatctgctaaaaattaaagtaaaaaaaaaaaaacataactTGTTATACATTgctgaaaaatatgaaaagttttttttaacgctCTTAACACtaagaaataattaaatatattttatcccGACAGAACTCTCCGCTTGCCTGCTTATGCtccaaaattaaaagaattttagtttctttaaaatgtgtaCGCCTGGGTATATCCATTCAAGCGATGATTACCTATTCAGAGCTCCCATTAAACAATTTTCATCTTACTGCTGGTCTCTCACCGCTATATAGCAACACATTTAAAGGTGCTTTTTATCGCGGTAAATTAAGTGGACTtccaaaaatatgcacactACTCATATACGCAATAATCATTGCATCaccaaataatttttttttaaagaaatgtagtaaaaaaattcctatCACCCTCTTCGCTTCATCGTTATTATGTAATATCCCAGTGCTTTTTCAGAAGTTTAAAGAACATTGTGTCGTAGTTTATTACCAACGTGAAAACGAAATTTACAcaaacttttcatttttcaataGTCGAAACCTTATCCTACGTATGCACGCATACCCCATCTATAACGATTTAAATGAACGAATCCATTTTACCATCcctgaaaatattttaaaaagttaaagtaCACACTTTTTTGATCCATATTAAATGGTTCACTTTAATGAAGAACATTGCCTTAGTTAATAACTACATTTGTTTAGCTCTTCTAATGTtgcggaagaaaaaaaagcaaattttttaacctattttaaaaaaatatgttcgtCGTACACACACTTTTTCGCCAGTAATGATGGAAAGTGTCATATTGATAAAAATTGGCTAAACATTAAGAACACATGCGTCTACACATTTTAACGTAATAACATAACTATATGTGGcttctttaaaattaatttcaatTTAAGATAATAAAAGCTAAAGTAATTCTTAATGCAACTGTTCGATGGGAAAGTGTAATAGAAAATATGcatcattcatttttaaacaagaaagtaaaagaatttttaactttttttctattCCATCATTTATATTAAGAGTTGATAACAACATTAATAAAGAGTGCATATATAGTTTACCCATAAAGACAAAAGGGcaacttttataatatacagAAAAAGTGCTGCACAAGGGGTTCTTGGTCTttgcaattaaaaaaaaattaataaatacgAATAAAATCAccagaaaaaatacattaatgAATAATGTAACACATTCATAGATGAAGTATATTCAATAATCaaattatgtaataatgAATAATGAATTAATCATGaagtcataaaaaaaaaaaaaaaaaaaaaaaaaaaaaaaatcaatttttACGTGACTACTCTTAAACGttaacactttttaaaaaaaaaaatcaatttagaatatgaaaattattttttttttacaggaATGAAGAATTTgcaattaatataaaaaaaaagttttcccCCACAAAATGCATatttaaattcttttaaattctgaaaaaaaaaaaaaatctatatttaatttatgttcCTTCTTTCTACATACATTGCGCTTAGGAGCTATTGAGACGATTCGTATAAAACATTACAAATATGATACTAAATATCATCAACAAATTTTGTACTTCTGCTTTGTGTAAAAGGTACAGTGCAACGAATACGGTTGGCATAACAAATGCAGAATTTTTCTTTGCGTAATCAATTAAatcttttttcaaatcaATTCGTCCTTGAGTACTTtgcatattattaaaatttggaTTTCCGTTTCTTGGATCATTCATGTTTCTCGGTCCGTTTTCATACGATGCCCACCAATTATTGACACCACTTGATCCTCCTCCCATACTAACATACACTCGTGGATCTGTATTAACAAAGTCATTTCCGAATATTGTAGATCCACTGTTATTGCTAAATAGTAATCTCTGGTTTCGTATGGGTGCGTTTTTACTCAAATCGTTTCCATGACTCCAAAAGGATTGCATAATATTCTATAAAATTAGGCAAGAATTAGATGCATGTGCGAATGTACGTATACTTACATATACGCACATGTACTACAGCGTAACATTCGCATCGACGTTTCAACAAAATGGTGATTTCAAATCAGTGAATAAACACTACTAAAAAGAGGCATCAATTTTATTCACCACGTGCATGTGCCAGTATGAATAAGTAcgtaatatgtacatatacatgacatatataatatatatatatatatatattcatttatatacatattacgtatatattttttttttctcagcaAATTTCAATATTACCATTACAATGGCCAATATGCAAACTTTTGTACAAAGTTTCAATGCGCccattcttccttttccctgaCATTCACTTTTGGCCGCAAATGTTTTGGAAGCAGTTCTACCATTCTGGTAATTATTACTCGTGTTATCACTTGTAttcgccatttttaaatgattgTTTTCAGTAGAtatcttcaattttttttcttctcagtaaaataaaatttatatatatataaattattctgAAAATTCGAATTCAATAGTAAcagtaaaataattattcataaataaatgaaaatttatttatttttacgaaaGAGTTAAGATAAAATTTAcggaaaaattaaacgaaaaaaaaaatatatttttttttatatatcgaAAACGGGATATATCCTTCCTCTGAATGCGAAACAAAACGCGTATGTTATGTATATAGTTatgtacaaataaaatataatttatggcATTTACGgtttgtatattataaaattctgTAAACTTAATTAtgggtaaatttttataaaattttgctttcctaattttattatcaccaattaatgtaaataaaattattttcttggGCAACtaacaaaaaatggtgcATTATGTAAATGCcgaaatgaaataaaatggtGATACTGCTactatattaaataattttattgcaaaaaattagggggaaaatataatataatttttttaactcattaAACTTGACTACGTTTTATATTAGCTAGTAActaaaaaattcatcatcATTTATTTACTGTACATACTGTActcattttctatttttttataataaataaataaataaaataaagacatTAAAAATTGATGTAAAAAAcgtataaattattaattatatacaaaacAAATCatgtttataataatttaatcaATTTCTCTTGTTATGTACCCAACGAGGTGATAAAGGATAAGAATAAGAAAATTTATAGCGGCATATGTGCACTGCAGAAATGTTAAGCATTTGCTTCCGCTTCGCGTATCGctttgaataaaattttcatggTGAAGAAAATGTGTTCTTACGtaaatatattcacatatatttttttttataacaataatgcaaaatatattgtataGTTAATTAACtcgtaaatatttttctccattttaaaaattatagttttaaaaattttaactgtTTATTCTCATTAAAGGGGCAATTTTATGGCAACAATAATAGGCTTGCATTTGATTATCgtaaatgtatttataaacATAAGTTTATATAACGTTAAAATGGATTTATTTgcaaaagttaaaaaatgatagaaaaaaaaaaaaagaaaaaaaaagacattgccctgcaaaaaaaaaagagcaaaatatTATCACAGTATACTCAAAACCTATCAATTTTATTCTCATTATTGCCAAAGCAGTAATTATAACATAATAGTGTTAAAATGCAGAAATGACGTTAATGTAGAAGtattgaaacaaaaaaatgtagcaatatacatatgtgatttttttcttttaagtaaaattcACTTTGAATTTTTCCACAGATGTGTAAACATTTTGAACGTGCCAGTAGTAATTCTTAAGTAGTAAAGAAATTACTCGTCAATGAATAAAGTTTCATCAATCCAATCGGTATGTACTGAAAGGGCATAGAATAGGATGCATGTTTATCTTTTGCCACAAAAAGTAATTTTACCTAAATGGATTGGATTGTATACACTACGCTTTTGCGCAAAGttgaaacattttttcgttatttttatCGAGAAATCGTAGTACAATATTATATACTAAacattttcttaaattttgcaaaaaatgttggcgtaaatttattaataagatAATTCTAATTattcgtttttgtttttaagcCCTGaccatccattttgtgtgcgcTGCTTCTCTATTAGAATCAGTCATTGGTAAATTTAAAGCTACTTTGATGAACCATTAAACACTGCTTCATTTCACgggaatattaaaattataacagACAACATAAGGTCGATTAAAAACCTTTCATTTCGTATACACCTAAGCATGGTGCcgaatattttaaaacatcaCGGTCATACATCTAATAACTTTTAGCAAGTGCAAAACTTAAACCATCTTTTCTGTTCTTATATGAGTAGTATTTTTATAGAAACTCCTTCTACTCGTAAAAAGGATTCTTCatttaatgttattttttcccttcttttttttacacgtCTGCTTCAATGGTCCCAGTAAATCATCCACCAATGAggcaataaaattttgtatacCGCTAAAATTTTTCCATTACAGAGGGGATACATTTagcgaaaatattttcccctttttcattctttCAGCTTCCAAtattaaatgtattattatagGGTTCGTTAGATAGATAcagagaaataaaaacacacGTTCTAACAACAGACCCCTGTAGTAAAAATTTAAGGTATAAACAAGGTtccaaaaaaaggtgcaacTGTGGCGTTTTCATTCATGGGCTTTGCCTCATATTAACTGTATGCCTATTTGGCACATTTATATCGAATACTGCCTCTGCTGCAGCAGTATATAATTTCTACTTTGTTCATATTTCTACATATTTACCTAAATGGTTGCATACATTTGAGACGGTATAGAACTAAATTTAGTTAGAAGTTTAATTTTGCTTCCTTATGGTTcccaaaaggaaatttaATAAAGGCCTATTAGTCATGAACGCATAGCCTACAT contains:
- a CDS encoding hypothetical protein (encoded by transcript PVX_121895A) — its product is MGGGSSGVNNWWASYENGPRNMNDPRNGNPNFNNMQSTQGRIDLKKDLIDYAKKNSAFVMPTVFVALYLLHKAEVQNLLMIFSIIFVMFYTNRLNSS